From a region of the Spelaeicoccus albus genome:
- the cofE gene encoding coenzyme F420-0:L-glutamate ligase, whose protein sequence is MTESRLVSLFALPGLPEIAAGDDLGMLLARALRDERIELRDGDIVAIASKVVAKAEGRAVEISGRADHEGLVTEQSNRVVAERLSAAGTTQVVRSKAGPVMAAAGIDTSNVEGGKVLLLPGDADRSARELRRELAGRTGAHVGVIVTDTASRPWRVGVSDFALGAAGVNVLDDLRGHADSDGRTLKMTVRALADELAGAADLVKDKTLGLPVALIRGLGTYVVQDAAEHDAGRPGDEGAAPLVRDDEDDWFRYGHVEAIRAALGVRTGEVDSPPIDSGVDDLPSRVKRAIRVASAGTSPLSGTAGWVMRPIASGAAVRVTEAQHAAGLVKAPEGAHPMMVATAGLGALLQRLDAALWAEDLRGDHVIDWRPDGLPDHATVTIRLP, encoded by the coding sequence GTGACGGAATCCCGGTTGGTATCGCTCTTTGCGTTGCCAGGACTTCCCGAGATCGCCGCGGGTGATGATCTCGGCATGCTGCTGGCCCGGGCGCTGCGCGACGAACGCATTGAGTTGCGAGACGGCGATATCGTTGCCATCGCGTCCAAGGTAGTTGCCAAGGCCGAAGGCCGTGCCGTGGAAATCTCGGGGCGCGCCGACCACGAGGGGCTCGTGACCGAACAGAGCAACCGCGTCGTAGCCGAGCGGCTGTCCGCTGCCGGCACAACGCAGGTGGTCCGGTCGAAAGCCGGCCCCGTCATGGCCGCGGCGGGCATCGACACGTCGAACGTGGAAGGCGGCAAGGTCTTGTTGCTGCCCGGCGACGCCGACCGTTCGGCACGGGAATTACGCCGGGAGCTCGCCGGGCGCACCGGAGCGCACGTCGGAGTCATCGTCACCGATACCGCGTCACGACCTTGGCGCGTGGGCGTCTCCGACTTCGCGCTCGGAGCGGCCGGCGTCAACGTGCTCGACGATCTTCGCGGCCACGCCGATTCGGACGGCCGCACCCTGAAGATGACGGTGCGCGCACTTGCCGACGAGCTGGCCGGGGCCGCCGACCTTGTCAAAGACAAGACGTTGGGCCTTCCGGTCGCCCTCATCCGCGGCCTCGGGACCTATGTGGTTCAGGACGCCGCGGAGCACGACGCCGGCCGGCCGGGCGATGAAGGCGCCGCACCGCTGGTTCGCGACGACGAAGACGACTGGTTCCGGTACGGGCACGTCGAGGCGATACGCGCGGCGCTCGGCGTGCGGACGGGCGAGGTCGATTCACCGCCGATCGATTCCGGTGTCGACGACCTGCCGTCTCGGGTCAAACGAGCCATCCGGGTGGCCTCGGCCGGCACATCCCCCTTGTCAGGCACCGCGGGCTGGGTCATGCGCCCAATTGCATCCGGGGCCGCAGTGCGCGTGACTGAAGCCCAACACGCCGCCGGCCTGGTGAAGGCCCCCGAAGGCGCACACCCCATGATGGTGGCCACGGCCGGGCTCGGCGCGCTGCTCCAACGTCTCGATGCCGCGTTGTGGGCCGAGGACCTGCGCGGTGATCACGTCATCGACTGGCGTCCGGATGGTTTGCCCGATCACGCCACCGTGACGATCCGCCTGCCCTGA
- a CDS encoding WhiB family transcriptional regulator — protein MSPLAQLLGIDEDDDGGALGWQDQALCAQTDPEAFFPEKGGSTREAKRVCSTCDVRAECLEYALANDERFGIWGGLSERERRKLKKRA, from the coding sequence CTGTCACCGCTGGCGCAGCTGCTGGGAATTGACGAGGACGACGACGGCGGAGCCCTCGGATGGCAGGACCAAGCGCTGTGCGCTCAAACGGACCCGGAAGCGTTCTTCCCCGAAAAGGGCGGTTCGACGCGGGAGGCCAAACGCGTGTGCTCGACGTGCGACGTGCGCGCCGAGTGCTTGGAATACGCGTTGGCCAACGATGAACGCTTTGGCATTTGGGGCGGACTGTCCGAGCGCGAGCGACGCAAACTGAAGAAACGAGCTTAG
- a CDS encoding glycosyltransferase family 2 protein: protein MSPRITAVIVASDGAAYLPRTLDGLRAQSRPIDTLIGVDAGSTDESRQLLDGAADVVVDVPAGSGFGRAVRAGLDGAGLDGADKPDADDAPDDWLWLIHDDSAPDYTALEELLAELDISPSVAIAGCKQLDFDETDRLHDVGLTASAMGRRMTRLSRDEYDQGQYDARRDTLAVNSAGMLIRRDVWDALGGFDPAFRLFHDDIDLCRRARLAGHRVIVVPGAVMYHAEATRSGRRAAAVLPHGRAHDLRRGEVYSRLVNAAALAVPFHVIGALIAAVGRAVFKIAANDPGDAGREITSVVSAVSHPVRLVRSRRRAGRTRTTSKSAVAGLLATRRDVWQDLRDDWSGTAVPVEGAEPKRLESAAGAEADPADTEEAVEDFSPLDTLGAPRRRVWSHPVLLVMAVLIVVGILASYRLIGSGDLMGGALKPAPHKFAELVSSALSTWTGAGAGWPGAADPFQSALAILSLLAVGHVSVFIPVLLIAAIPLAGLGAWVAAGSVTGSRAVRAWTALVWAALPSLTEAIGGGRLGAVLAHVLLPWVALGIVRATGSARARRLNGRPGRAGVPSFAAAAAGGLALAGVAAGAPSLLPALIVTVIAVVCVTPSGRRRALVWLVLPVLALFGPFLVDLVKNPRLLAADPGVALAAVPAPPWQQLLMQPVDVGRWPMLHTLGSPVLTAIGDIAPIFLFAPIIIVAICALFIAGGNARGIRVAWGASALGLATALAGSHIVVGIGAHGLVSGWPGAGISLVAAGFLAAGAAGSHGLVALRTNPAIKTSIVVVAVLATVGPLLSLGAWTARSAAGTEPSAVVKRNADLRLPAVATDQGVGPDRTRTLLLTQPDGQLTGTLVRGAGMDLTDDSATREVAAVTGEPGREHATERDAAQTEQARAVAAVAAGSGGDPRPVLSTLGVGFIVLADRQVDAEGDTVHAPDTVLTGKALAREQEFHAAHDRIAAAIDTDAGLTRVGQTDAGELWRVDSVGAQKSRAPDRPARVHIVDPDGTEQAVVPSKAIAVSASVPAGKDGRRVVLSERYDENWTATLDGKQLAAHKDGWRQSFDLPSRGGDLKIRHAIPLQWLWRVGQGIVLILAVLVAIPLPGRRRERVSPRGRRTASAQEGRQS, encoded by the coding sequence GTGAGCCCGCGTATTACCGCTGTCATCGTCGCTTCCGACGGTGCGGCTTATCTGCCGCGGACCCTTGACGGGTTACGTGCGCAAAGCAGACCGATCGATACGCTGATCGGGGTCGATGCGGGGTCGACCGATGAATCCCGGCAATTACTCGACGGCGCGGCCGACGTGGTCGTGGACGTGCCGGCGGGATCGGGGTTCGGCCGAGCTGTCAGGGCCGGACTTGACGGGGCCGGACTCGATGGGGCCGACAAGCCGGACGCGGACGACGCGCCGGACGACTGGCTCTGGTTGATCCACGACGATTCGGCGCCCGACTACACGGCGCTGGAAGAACTTCTCGCCGAACTCGATATCTCGCCGTCGGTGGCGATCGCCGGGTGCAAACAACTCGACTTCGACGAAACCGACAGGCTGCACGACGTCGGCCTGACCGCCAGCGCAATGGGCCGGCGAATGACCCGCCTGTCGCGTGATGAATACGATCAGGGGCAATACGACGCACGCCGCGACACGCTTGCCGTCAACAGCGCCGGAATGCTGATCCGCCGGGACGTGTGGGATGCCCTCGGCGGGTTCGACCCGGCGTTCCGGCTGTTCCACGACGATATCGACCTGTGCCGGCGTGCGCGGCTCGCCGGGCACCGCGTCATAGTCGTGCCCGGCGCCGTCATGTATCACGCCGAGGCGACCCGCAGCGGTCGACGAGCCGCAGCCGTATTGCCGCACGGCCGGGCACACGACCTGCGACGCGGAGAGGTGTATTCGCGTCTCGTCAATGCCGCGGCGCTGGCCGTGCCGTTCCACGTGATCGGCGCGCTCATCGCCGCTGTCGGGCGTGCGGTGTTCAAAATTGCCGCAAACGATCCGGGCGACGCCGGACGTGAAATCACGTCGGTGGTTTCGGCGGTGTCCCATCCGGTGCGTCTCGTCCGGTCGCGTCGGCGTGCCGGGCGAACCCGCACCACTTCCAAATCGGCTGTCGCCGGCCTGTTGGCCACCCGCCGCGACGTCTGGCAGGATCTTCGCGACGACTGGTCGGGCACTGCAGTCCCGGTCGAAGGCGCCGAGCCCAAGCGGCTCGAATCCGCGGCCGGCGCCGAAGCGGACCCGGCCGACACCGAAGAAGCCGTTGAAGACTTCTCGCCGCTCGACACGCTCGGAGCGCCCAGGCGGCGGGTATGGAGCCACCCGGTCCTGCTGGTCATGGCAGTGCTCATCGTCGTGGGGATCCTCGCCTCGTACCGGTTGATCGGATCGGGCGACCTGATGGGCGGTGCGCTGAAACCGGCACCGCACAAATTCGCCGAACTCGTCTCGTCGGCGCTGTCGACCTGGACCGGAGCAGGTGCCGGCTGGCCCGGCGCGGCGGATCCGTTCCAATCGGCCCTTGCCATCCTGTCGTTGCTGGCGGTCGGCCACGTCTCGGTGTTCATCCCGGTGCTGCTCATTGCGGCGATCCCGTTGGCCGGGCTGGGGGCCTGGGTCGCGGCCGGCTCGGTGACCGGGTCGCGCGCCGTGCGCGCCTGGACGGCCCTCGTGTGGGCGGCGCTGCCGTCACTGACCGAAGCAATCGGCGGCGGACGACTCGGCGCCGTGCTCGCCCACGTCTTGCTGCCGTGGGTAGCACTCGGCATCGTCCGCGCCACCGGATCGGCCCGCGCTCGTCGCTTGAACGGGCGTCCGGGGCGGGCCGGAGTACCGTCCTTTGCGGCGGCGGCCGCCGGCGGGCTCGCCCTTGCCGGTGTCGCGGCCGGCGCGCCGTCGCTGTTACCCGCGCTCATAGTGACGGTGATTGCGGTGGTCTGTGTGACGCCGTCCGGCCGGCGCCGCGCCCTCGTCTGGCTCGTCTTGCCCGTGCTCGCCTTGTTCGGTCCGTTCCTCGTGGACCTGGTGAAGAACCCGCGGTTGCTGGCCGCCGATCCGGGCGTCGCGCTCGCCGCCGTGCCGGCGCCGCCGTGGCAGCAATTGCTCATGCAGCCCGTTGACGTGGGCCGCTGGCCGATGCTGCACACGCTGGGGTCGCCGGTGTTGACGGCCATCGGCGATATCGCGCCCATATTCTTGTTCGCCCCCATCATCATCGTGGCAATTTGCGCGCTGTTCATTGCCGGCGGCAACGCTCGCGGCATCCGCGTGGCCTGGGGCGCCTCGGCACTCGGCTTGGCAACTGCCCTGGCCGGCAGCCACATAGTCGTCGGCATCGGCGCGCACGGTCTGGTCAGCGGGTGGCCGGGCGCGGGAATCAGCCTGGTGGCGGCAGGCTTCCTGGCAGCCGGCGCCGCGGGAAGCCACGGTCTCGTGGCGCTGCGGACGAATCCGGCGATCAAGACGTCGATAGTCGTGGTCGCGGTCTTGGCCACTGTCGGGCCGCTGCTCAGCCTGGGCGCTTGGACGGCCCGGTCGGCCGCCGGCACCGAACCCTCCGCTGTCGTCAAACGCAACGCCGACTTGCGGCTCCCAGCAGTCGCCACCGACCAGGGTGTCGGCCCCGACCGCACGCGCACCCTCTTGCTGACTCAGCCGGACGGGCAATTGACCGGCACGCTGGTCCGCGGCGCCGGCATGGACTTGACCGACGACTCCGCGACCCGAGAAGTGGCGGCCGTCACCGGGGAGCCCGGGCGTGAGCACGCCACGGAGCGGGACGCCGCGCAAACCGAGCAAGCCCGCGCCGTTGCCGCGGTCGCGGCGGGCTCGGGTGGTGACCCGCGTCCGGTCCTGTCCACGCTGGGCGTCGGATTCATCGTGCTGGCGGATCGCCAAGTCGATGCCGAAGGCGATACCGTACACGCCCCGGACACGGTCCTGACCGGGAAGGCGTTGGCACGCGAACAGGAATTTCATGCCGCGCACGACCGCATCGCGGCAGCGATCGACACCGATGCGGGGCTCACCCGCGTCGGGCAGACCGATGCAGGAGAACTGTGGCGAGTCGATTCGGTCGGCGCGCAGAAATCCCGGGCACCGGATCGCCCGGCGCGCGTCCACATCGTCGACCCCGACGGAACCGAGCAGGCCGTCGTGCCGTCGAAAGCCATTGCCGTGTCGGCATCGGTGCCGGCCGGGAAGGACGGACGTCGCGTCGTGCTGAGCGAACGCTACGACGAGAATTGGACGGCGACGCTGGACGGAAAGCAGCTCGCCGCCCACAAGGACGGGTGGCGCCAATCGTTCGACTTACCCAGCCGCGGCGGCGATCTGAAGATCCGGCACGCAATTCCGCTGCAATGGCTGTGGCGCGTCGGCCAAGGCATAGTGCTGATACTTGCCGTGCTCGTGGCCATCCCGCTGCCCGGCCGGCGCCGTGAACGCGTGTCCCCGCGCGGCCGCCGAACCGCATCCGCCCAGGAAGGCCGACAGTCATGA
- a CDS encoding DUF5719 family protein, with the protein MTRSRTPKRSEAARSRRIAARAIAIPAAVVVVAGMTVAGTIALPDSRAGSSAPAQPVRVPAADYDTACPGPVGQAKSADSSLVFSNDASGVKQWFDAVSAPSDVLADKRPGPSSAFDVTALGSDKAGDTMLSGDAGSESSSGTVKTGEPLDSAFGLTGTVSGDKPAQVQAAQVSLASKGDLRGLSAATCGTLGSDFWIVGGSTEVGRSARLVLTNPTRTSATVNVSVYGAKGRVKTSGGGSLLVDAGSQRSVLIEGLAPDDGQVAVHVTGTGGLFSAAIEHNILRGLHPGGVDYLVPGATPSRTQYVPGISIATKAPDTKQFSDGRPVLRLANTGTDAAHASIRLFGPEGVASFSASKAVVKPGAVRDIPLDQLPKGTYSAVVTSDAPVSAAARSIRQGGPKDADFSWSPSVSPLQDEQMATIPSGVDASVVLTAVDGNAQVTLRPISTDGKLGKSTTIQLGAGITKTIDPDSLGDDTAAVLMKPVDDSSNDSGASPAKVIGGTVLTASVSGGKGISFLKIPAAPPGGSSMTVRVPR; encoded by the coding sequence ATGACACGATCCCGGACGCCGAAGCGCTCCGAGGCCGCGCGCTCCCGGCGGATCGCCGCCCGTGCCATTGCGATCCCGGCCGCCGTTGTCGTCGTTGCCGGCATGACGGTCGCCGGCACGATCGCGCTGCCGGACAGCCGGGCGGGAAGTTCCGCGCCGGCGCAGCCGGTCCGAGTGCCGGCGGCCGACTACGACACGGCATGCCCGGGACCCGTCGGCCAGGCCAAGAGCGCCGACTCGAGCCTGGTGTTCTCGAACGACGCATCCGGAGTCAAGCAATGGTTCGACGCGGTGTCGGCGCCGTCCGACGTGCTGGCGGACAAACGCCCCGGACCGTCGTCCGCGTTCGACGTCACGGCTCTGGGCAGCGACAAGGCCGGCGACACCATGCTGAGCGGCGACGCCGGCAGCGAAAGCAGCAGCGGCACCGTCAAAACGGGCGAGCCGCTCGATTCGGCGTTCGGACTGACCGGCACGGTGTCGGGCGACAAACCGGCCCAAGTGCAAGCCGCCCAGGTGTCGCTGGCGTCCAAAGGCGATCTGCGCGGACTGTCCGCGGCCACGTGCGGCACGCTCGGCTCCGATTTTTGGATAGTGGGCGGGTCGACCGAAGTGGGACGGTCGGCCAGGCTCGTGCTGACCAACCCGACCCGGACGTCGGCCACCGTCAACGTGTCGGTGTACGGCGCCAAGGGCCGCGTGAAGACCTCGGGCGGCGGATCCTTGCTCGTCGATGCCGGCTCCCAGCGGTCGGTGCTGATCGAGGGCTTGGCGCCGGACGACGGGCAAGTCGCCGTGCACGTCACCGGCACCGGCGGGCTGTTCTCGGCGGCGATCGAACACAATATTCTGCGCGGACTGCATCCGGGCGGCGTCGACTACCTGGTGCCGGGCGCGACTCCGTCGCGGACGCAATACGTGCCGGGCATCTCGATCGCCACCAAGGCACCCGACACAAAGCAATTCTCGGACGGCCGTCCGGTGCTGCGATTGGCAAACACCGGCACCGACGCGGCCCACGCGTCAATTCGTCTGTTCGGCCCGGAGGGCGTCGCCAGCTTCTCGGCCAGCAAGGCCGTGGTGAAGCCGGGCGCCGTGCGCGATATCCCGCTCGATCAGCTGCCAAAGGGCACGTATTCGGCCGTGGTCACCTCCGACGCGCCGGTGAGCGCCGCGGCTCGGTCGATCCGCCAAGGCGGACCGAAGGACGCCGACTTTTCGTGGTCGCCGTCGGTGTCGCCGCTCCAGGACGAGCAAATGGCGACGATTCCCAGCGGAGTCGACGCCTCGGTGGTGCTGACCGCCGTGGACGGCAATGCGCAAGTCACGTTGCGTCCCATTTCGACGGACGGCAAGCTGGGCAAGTCCACGACGATCCAACTGGGCGCGGGCATCACCAAGACCATCGATCCGGACTCGCTCGGCGACGATACCGCCGCGGTTCTCATGAAGCCGGTGGACGATTCCTCGAATGACTCGGGCGCGAGCCCGGCGAAAGTCATCGGCGGCACGGTGTTGACGGCGTCCGTGTCCGGCGGCAAGGGAATCAGCTTCTTGAAAATCCCCGCGGCGCCTCCCGGCGGGTCCAGCATGACGGTGCGCGTTCCGCGCTAG
- a CDS encoding metallopeptidase family protein yields MISRRDRRGRGIRGRLIRPPHPAALTRSQRFDTLVAAAADRLRRQWTAELAAVEFATMDVPPEDPAPWEFGQIPLGRLYQTDGRVPPHIVVYRRPVETRAYDEDDLAALVDDVVAEQVAALLGLPPERVDPGYSGDD; encoded by the coding sequence ATGATCTCTCGCCGCGACCGGCGCGGACGCGGAATCCGCGGCCGGCTCATCCGGCCGCCCCATCCGGCCGCGTTGACGCGCTCGCAACGCTTCGACACGCTGGTGGCCGCGGCGGCCGACCGGCTGCGCCGGCAGTGGACGGCCGAGTTGGCCGCCGTCGAGTTCGCCACCATGGACGTGCCGCCGGAGGATCCCGCGCCGTGGGAGTTCGGGCAGATCCCGTTGGGCCGGCTGTATCAGACCGACGGACGCGTGCCCCCGCATATCGTCGTCTACCGGCGGCCGGTGGAAACACGCGCCTATGACGAGGACGATTTGGCCGCCCTGGTGGATGACGTCGTCGCCGAACAAGTAGCGGCACTGCTCGGGTTACCGCCCGAACGCGTCGACCCGGGGTATTCCGGCGACGACTAG
- a CDS encoding DUF3499 domain-containing protein — protein MVTVRQCSRTACSSRAAMTLTYVYADSTVVLGPLSTYVEPHSYDLCADHASRFTAPRGWDVLRLDPGSEPAARSHDDLLAIADAVRVAGRPPAEQPAPGPAKDEPGRRGHLRVLRGPGGA, from the coding sequence GTGGTTACCGTCAGACAATGCTCCCGCACCGCGTGTTCGTCACGCGCGGCAATGACCTTGACGTATGTCTACGCGGATTCCACTGTCGTGCTGGGCCCGTTGTCCACCTACGTCGAGCCGCACAGCTACGACTTGTGCGCCGATCACGCGAGCCGGTTCACGGCCCCGCGCGGCTGGGACGTGCTGCGTCTTGACCCGGGCAGCGAACCGGCGGCGCGCAGCCACGACGACCTGCTGGCCATCGCCGACGCAGTCCGCGTGGCCGGCCGTCCTCCTGCCGAACAGCCGGCCCCCGGGCCGGCTAAGGACGAGCCCGGACGGCGCGGCCACTTGCGCGTGTTGCGCGGGCCCGGCGGAGCGTAG
- a CDS encoding cation diffusion facilitator family transporter: MSGTDADGESAASSPEGGESTKAIIAALSANVGIAITKFVSFLLTSSSSMLAESIHSVADSGNQILLLVGGRKAKRGATPEHPFGFGRERYVYGFIVSIVLFTVGGLFALYEAWEKWHDPHGITGFWWWLPIVVLVVSIGFEGSSFLVAMRESKKARGDGGVFRFVRTAKAPELPVVLLEDSAAVMGLVFALAGIVLTLLTGDGRWDAAGTGLIGLLLVTVAAVLGIEMKSLLIGEAASGRHRRLIEAAIPGEGVDGIVHMRTMHLGPEELLVAAKIAIPRSETGQEIAAAIDAAEARIREAVPIARVIYLEPDIRRDTLKES, encoded by the coding sequence GTGTCGGGCACCGACGCCGACGGAGAATCCGCAGCGAGTTCCCCGGAGGGCGGAGAAAGCACCAAGGCGATAATCGCCGCATTGAGCGCCAACGTCGGCATCGCCATCACCAAGTTCGTTTCGTTCCTGCTCACGTCGTCATCGTCGATGCTGGCCGAATCGATCCATTCGGTTGCCGATTCGGGCAACCAAATACTGCTGTTGGTTGGCGGCCGCAAGGCAAAACGCGGCGCGACGCCCGAGCATCCGTTCGGGTTCGGGCGCGAACGCTACGTGTACGGCTTCATCGTGTCGATCGTGTTGTTCACCGTCGGCGGCCTGTTCGCGCTCTACGAAGCGTGGGAGAAATGGCATGATCCGCACGGCATCACGGGATTCTGGTGGTGGCTGCCGATAGTGGTGCTGGTGGTCAGCATCGGCTTCGAGGGGTCGTCGTTCCTGGTCGCCATGCGCGAATCGAAAAAGGCGCGAGGCGACGGGGGAGTATTCCGGTTCGTCCGCACGGCCAAAGCGCCCGAACTGCCGGTGGTGCTCCTCGAGGACTCCGCAGCGGTCATGGGGCTCGTCTTTGCCTTGGCCGGAATCGTGCTGACGTTGCTGACCGGCGACGGCCGGTGGGACGCGGCGGGTACGGGCTTGATCGGTCTCTTGCTCGTCACGGTGGCCGCCGTGCTCGGTATCGAGATGAAATCGCTGCTCATCGGCGAAGCCGCCTCGGGCCGGCACCGCCGGTTGATCGAAGCGGCGATCCCGGGGGAGGGCGTCGACGGCATCGTGCACATGCGCACCATGCATCTGGGGCCGGAAGAACTGCTCGTGGCGGCCAAGATCGCCATTCCCCGGTCCGAGACCGGCCAGGAGATTGCCGCAGCCATCGATGCGGCCGAAGCGCGCATTCGGGAGGCGGTGCCCATTGCCCGCGTCATCTATCTCGAACCCGACATCCGACGGGATACCCTGAAGGAATCATGA
- the ahcY gene encoding adenosylhomocysteinase, protein MTDTLTQGDFRVADLSLAAAGRHQIRLAEREMPGLMALRSEYAGRRPLAGAKIAGSLHMTVQTAVLIETLTALGAQVRWASCNIFSTQDEAAAAVAVGSGTPEEPAGVPVFAWKGESLEEYWWAADQIFRWPGGGPNLILDDGGDATLLVHEGVALEKAGGELPERGDDEGRILRATLRASHRENPRRFTELAAGLLGVSEETTTGVNRLYRLARTGDLLFPAINVNDSVTKSKFDNRYGIRHSLTDGLNRATDVLIGGKVAFVAGYGDVGKGAAEALRGQGARVIVSEVDPICALQAAMDGFQVTTLDDVVGQCDFFITTTGNTHVITADHLQRMKPGAVVGNIGHFDDEIDLHGLSQVPGVNRVEIKPQVHEWTIPTPGGTTSIIVLSEGRLLNLGNATGHPSFVMSNSFANQVLAQIELFTRRAEYDRDVYRLSKELDEKVARSHLDALGVRLTTLTGEQADYIGVSIDGPYKSDHYRY, encoded by the coding sequence ATGACTGACACGCTGACTCAGGGCGACTTTCGCGTCGCCGACCTGTCCCTGGCCGCCGCCGGGCGCCACCAGATCCGACTTGCCGAACGCGAGATGCCCGGCCTGATGGCCCTCCGCAGCGAATACGCCGGCCGGCGACCGTTGGCCGGCGCCAAGATCGCCGGCTCGCTGCACATGACCGTGCAAACGGCCGTCCTGATCGAAACGCTCACGGCTCTGGGAGCGCAAGTGCGCTGGGCGTCGTGCAATATCTTCTCCACCCAAGACGAAGCCGCCGCGGCGGTCGCGGTCGGATCCGGCACGCCCGAGGAACCTGCCGGCGTCCCGGTCTTTGCATGGAAGGGCGAAAGCCTGGAGGAGTACTGGTGGGCGGCCGACCAGATCTTCCGGTGGCCCGGCGGCGGGCCCAACCTGATTTTGGACGACGGCGGCGACGCCACGCTCTTGGTGCACGAGGGGGTGGCGCTGGAAAAGGCCGGCGGTGAGCTGCCCGAGCGAGGCGACGACGAGGGTCGGATCCTGCGCGCCACCTTGCGTGCGTCCCACCGGGAGAACCCGCGTCGGTTCACCGAGCTCGCCGCGGGCCTGCTGGGGGTCAGCGAAGAGACGACGACGGGCGTGAACCGGCTCTACCGGCTGGCCCGCACCGGCGATCTGCTGTTCCCGGCCATCAACGTCAACGACTCGGTCACGAAATCGAAGTTCGACAACCGGTACGGCATCCGCCATTCGCTCACCGACGGGTTGAATCGTGCTACCGACGTCTTGATCGGCGGCAAGGTCGCGTTCGTGGCCGGATACGGCGATGTGGGCAAGGGTGCGGCCGAGGCGCTGCGCGGGCAGGGGGCCCGCGTCATCGTGAGCGAAGTCGACCCCATTTGCGCGCTTCAGGCCGCCATGGACGGCTTCCAAGTGACAACGTTGGACGACGTGGTGGGCCAGTGTGATTTCTTCATCACCACCACCGGCAATACGCACGTGATCACGGCCGATCACCTGCAGCGCATGAAGCCCGGCGCGGTAGTGGGCAATATCGGCCATTTCGACGACGAGATCGACCTGCACGGGCTCTCGCAGGTTCCGGGCGTCAACCGTGTGGAAATCAAACCGCAAGTACACGAATGGACGATCCCGACCCCGGGCGGCACGACGTCGATCATCGTTCTGTCCGAAGGCAGGCTGCTCAACCTCGGTAATGCGACCGGCCACCCGTCGTTCGTCATGTCGAATTCGTTTGCCAACCAGGTGCTGGCCCAAATCGAATTGTTCACCCGCCGCGCCGAGTACGACAGGGACGTGTACCGATTGTCCAAGGAGCTCGATGAAAAAGTCGCGCGCTCCCACCTCGACGCGCTCGGCGTCCGGCTCACCACTCTCACCGGCGAACAGGCCGACTACATCGGCGTGAGCATCGACGGCCCGTACAAGTCCGACCACTACAGGTACTAA
- a CDS encoding acyl-CoA dehydrogenase family protein has protein sequence MDTADMPGDALLDRIAGRAAATDAENGFFDEDLAELTAAGYLRAHVPTEFGGGGATLTELARAQRKLGAAAPATALAVNMHHVWVATAATMARRGDDALTGVLTEAGAGEIFGFGISEPGNDLVLFDSLTTAVPSGDGFEFTGVKIFTSMAPAWTRLGIFGKDETAGEPTLVFGFASRDTPGISIADDWDMLGMRATQSRTTKLDGVRVPGEHIVRRLPVGPNADALTFGIFSSFLLLVPSVYAGIADRALEIAVDAVGRRRSLRTGLALSQDPDIRWKIAEATMRVDSLTLQLDSLTRDVDGGPGATEHGADWFRQLAGLKTRVIRTAREVVDLAFEVSGGGAYATGSELARLYRDVLAGIFHPSDDESAHSTVASAVLGPID, from the coding sequence ATGGACACCGCCGACATGCCGGGCGATGCGCTGCTGGACAGGATTGCCGGCCGCGCCGCCGCCACCGATGCCGAGAACGGGTTCTTCGACGAGGACCTTGCCGAGTTGACGGCCGCCGGCTATTTGCGGGCGCACGTGCCGACCGAATTCGGGGGCGGCGGAGCCACCCTGACCGAACTCGCCCGGGCCCAGCGCAAACTCGGCGCTGCGGCCCCGGCAACGGCACTTGCCGTGAACATGCACCACGTGTGGGTGGCTACCGCCGCCACCATGGCTCGGCGCGGCGACGACGCGTTGACCGGCGTACTGACCGAGGCCGGCGCCGGCGAGATCTTCGGATTCGGCATCAGCGAGCCCGGGAACGACCTCGTGCTTTTCGACTCCCTGACCACTGCGGTACCGTCGGGCGACGGTTTTGAATTCACCGGCGTGAAGATCTTTACGTCGATGGCTCCGGCCTGGACGAGGCTCGGCATCTTCGGCAAGGACGAAACGGCCGGCGAGCCCACATTGGTGTTCGGATTCGCCTCCCGCGACACTCCGGGCATCAGCATCGCCGACGATTGGGACATGCTCGGTATGCGCGCCACGCAAAGCCGTACGACGAAGCTGGACGGCGTCCGAGTGCCGGGCGAGCACATAGTACGCAGGCTGCCGGTGGGCCCCAACGCCGACGCTCTCACTTTCGGAATTTTCTCGTCGTTCCTCCTGCTCGTGCCCAGCGTGTATGCCGGCATCGCCGACAGGGCGCTGGAGATCGCAGTGGACGCCGTCGGCCGCCGTCGGTCGCTGCGCACCGGCCTGGCATTGTCGCAGGATCCGGATATCCGCTGGAAGATCGCCGAAGCGACGATGCGGGTCGACTCGCTCACGCTCCAACTGGACTCGCTGACTCGGGACGTGGACGGCGGCCCCGGGGCCACCGAGCATGGAGCCGATTGGTTCCGGCAGTTGGCCGGGCTGAAAACCCGCGTCATCCGCACTGCCCGGGAAGTCGTCGATTTGGCGTTCGAGGTCTCGGGCGGGGGCGCCTACGCGACTGGCAGCGAACTGGCACGGCTCTACCGCGACGTGCTGGCCGGCATCTTTCACCCGTCCGACGACGAATCGGCTCACAGCACCGTTGCCTCGGCAGTGTTGGGGCCGATCGACTAA